One stretch of Francisella sp. LA112445 DNA includes these proteins:
- a CDS encoding N-acetyltransferase yields the protein MHINIRYEQLKDQESVYQLIASSFETDDEEKLVRLLHTDHQSLISLVAEVDKTIVGQIVLSKMEVKASNISIFGLAPMSVAPEYQNQGIGTKLVEAVIKEAKKNNIDAIFVLGHPSYYPRFGFKSTSEYRIKCQYDVPSDVFMVLDLTNKLEPLKGQTVYYAKEFGEVF from the coding sequence ATGCATATAAATATTCGTTATGAACAACTAAAAGATCAAGAATCTGTTTATCAGCTTATTGCATCATCATTTGAGACTGATGATGAAGAGAAATTAGTTAGGTTATTGCATACTGATCATCAAAGTCTAATTTCATTAGTTGCTGAAGTAGATAAGACTATAGTAGGTCAGATAGTCCTCTCTAAAATGGAGGTAAAAGCTAGTAATATAAGCATATTTGGCTTAGCTCCAATGAGCGTGGCTCCAGAGTATCAAAATCAAGGAATAGGCACAAAGCTTGTTGAAGCTGTTATAAAAGAAGCTAAGAAAAATAATATTGATGCTATATTTGTTTTAGGTCATCCAAGCTATTATCCTCGCTTTGGTTTTAAGTCAACAAGCGAGTATAGGATAAAATGCCAATATGATGTCCCTAGTGATGTCTTTATGGTTTTAGATTTAACTAATAAGCTAGAGCCTTTAAAGGGTCAAACAGTTTATTATGCAAAAGAGTTTGGAGAGGTTTTTTAA
- a CDS encoding LysE family translocator, translated as MLIFLTILALQISCLVLPGPDFFITISNSIKFGQKQGIYTACGIASGILINTFIVYWFGSFLLYKEPILFKCLILVGAIYLAYLAFNLYKSIFTKQQDLNPNASEHIKNLNAFDTPPNFKLFLNGAFTNLANAKVLVFFSSMLSLVDGLSSFGKVSIWICIALTTFIWFCIVATFFGNNRLRQIFFRNIKKLEFISAVFITVFVIIILIELF; from the coding sequence GTGTTAATATTTTTAACAATTCTTGCTTTACAGATTAGTTGCTTAGTACTTCCTGGACCAGATTTTTTTATAACTATTAGTAATTCTATCAAATTTGGCCAAAAACAAGGTATTTATACAGCTTGTGGTATAGCGTCAGGAATTCTTATAAATACATTTATTGTCTATTGGTTTGGATCATTTTTGCTCTATAAAGAACCTATATTATTTAAATGTTTAATATTAGTTGGTGCTATATATCTAGCTTATCTAGCTTTTAATCTATATAAAAGTATATTTACAAAGCAACAAGACTTAAACCCAAATGCTAGTGAACATATTAAAAATCTAAATGCTTTTGATACGCCTCCAAACTTTAAACTTTTTTTAAATGGCGCCTTTACTAATTTAGCTAATGCAAAAGTACTAGTTTTCTTTAGTTCAATGTTAAGTTTAGTTGATGGTTTATCTAGTTTTGGTAAAGTTAGTATTTGGATATGTATAGCTCTTACAACATTTATCTGGTTTTGTATCGTCGCTACTTTTTTTGGCAATAATAGGCTTAGACAGATCTTCTTTAGAAATATTAAAAAACTTGAGTTTATTTCAGCCGTATTTATAACCGTTTTTGTAATAATTATTCTGATTGAACTTTTCTAG
- a CDS encoding NAD(+)/NADH kinase — protein MMFEYQKVAIIGKHYKQDVSRTVEMLCNFLIEKGLQIVVETETAEDINLRDLEALSLKEIALNCDVAIVVGGDGNFLKAARVLALYSNIPVMGINKGKLGFLTTIAPNDRTLKDDLLNILKGQVSVSNVSMLKCRVDDNLRVPLEASIALNEIAITSSRGLMFGLKVYIDGRYAFDQRGDGLIVSTPTGSTAHAMAAGGPILNPNQNSIVLVPICSHSLNSRPLVISDDSIIDIYITEYNDPEPVLSIDGRHDTILSSHQKVTIKKAEKKVTVLHTQDYNYYDTLREKLGWSKVLF, from the coding sequence ATAATGTTTGAATATCAAAAAGTAGCTATTATAGGTAAGCACTATAAGCAGGATGTTAGTCGAACTGTTGAAATGCTATGTAACTTTCTTATTGAAAAAGGTTTACAAATAGTTGTAGAAACAGAGACTGCGGAAGATATTAATTTAAGAGATCTTGAAGCACTTAGCTTAAAAGAAATAGCGCTTAATTGCGATGTTGCAATTGTTGTCGGCGGCGATGGAAATTTCCTAAAAGCAGCTAGAGTATTAGCATTGTATAGTAATATACCTGTTATGGGAATCAACAAAGGTAAGCTAGGTTTCTTGACGACTATAGCTCCAAATGATAGAACTTTAAAAGACGATCTTTTGAATATTCTAAAAGGTCAAGTTTCTGTTTCTAATGTAAGTATGCTTAAATGTCGAGTCGATGATAATTTACGTGTTCCTTTAGAGGCATCGATAGCGCTTAATGAGATAGCAATAACTTCAAGTAGAGGATTGATGTTTGGTTTAAAAGTTTATATCGATGGTAGATATGCTTTTGATCAGCGTGGAGATGGACTAATTGTATCAACACCTACAGGTTCGACAGCACATGCTATGGCAGCAGGTGGTCCGATTTTAAATCCCAATCAAAATAGTATAGTCCTTGTGCCGATATGTTCGCATTCATTAAATAGTAGACCTTTAGTAATATCAGATGATAGTATTATTGATATCTATATAACAGAATATAATGATCCAGAACCTGTTTTAAGTATAGATGGTAGACATGATACTATTCTTAGTTCTCACCAGAAAGTAACAATCAAAAAGGCTGAAAAGAAAGTTACAGTTCTACATACACAAGATTATAACTACTATGATACTTTAAGAGAAAAATTAGGCTGGAGTAAGGTTTTATTCTAG
- a CDS encoding rhodanese-like domain-containing protein gives MHQVKNISVKEFLDLKKKEKVKLIDIRTAGEHNRECIDCAENITVDEIYDANIQPDEIVVLHCQSGNRTNQAATKVKDLNAKAVYLLEGGINAWKQHKQPTQKNVKEPLPIMRQVQIIVGFMVLLGVVLSFTVSQYFAILSGFFGAGLLFAGLSGTCGLAIMLEFLPYNKRK, from the coding sequence ATGCATCAAGTGAAAAATATCTCAGTAAAAGAATTTCTTGATTTAAAAAAGAAAGAGAAAGTTAAGTTAATCGATATCAGAACAGCAGGTGAGCATAATAGAGAATGTATTGATTGTGCTGAGAATATCACAGTTGATGAAATTTATGATGCAAATATTCAGCCTGATGAGATTGTAGTGCTTCATTGTCAATCTGGGAACAGAACTAACCAAGCTGCTACGAAAGTTAAAGATTTAAATGCAAAGGCAGTTTACTTACTAGAAGGTGGTATTAATGCATGGAAACAGCATAAACAGCCAACACAAAAAAATGTTAAAGAACCATTACCAATTATGCGTCAAGTACAGATCATAGTAGGTTTTATGGTACTTTTAGGTGTTGTACTTTCATTTACAGTGTCACAGTATTTTGCAATTTTAAGTGGTTTTTTTGGCGCAGGACTTCTATTTGCAGGGTTATCTGGAACTTGTGGATTAGCAATAATGTTAGAGTTTTTACCGTATAACAAAAGAAAATAA
- a CDS encoding metalloregulator ArsR/SmtB family transcription factor, whose amino-acid sequence MDLMQMKDNATKASSLLKAISHESRLLILCLLLRQEMTVGELAEYSDLSQSAFSQHLSVLRKEGLVQTRKEAQTVFYSLKDPAVKKILEALYSIYCG is encoded by the coding sequence ATGGATTTAATGCAAATGAAAGATAATGCTACCAAGGCATCATCATTATTAAAAGCTATTTCGCATGAATCTAGATTGCTGATATTATGTCTACTTTTAAGACAAGAAATGACAGTTGGAGAACTAGCTGAATACTCTGATCTTAGTCAATCAGCATTTTCTCAGCATTTATCTGTGTTGAGAAAAGAAGGGCTAGTTCAAACTAGAAAAGAAGCACAAACAGTTTTTTATAGTTTAAAGGATCCAGCTGTTAAGAAAATATTAGAAGCTTTATATAGTATATATTGTGGATAA
- the trmB gene encoding tRNA (guanosine(46)-N7)-methyltransferase TrmB, with protein sequence MCDKSKENLRQVKSYVQRAGRVTKKQQQALESYAEKYMISYDQNRQIDFSEIFSNANPVVLEIGFGMGGSLIQMALENPDKNYLGIEVHKAGVGNILYEIEHQNISNLLIMSHDAVEILENMIVDESLSGVQVYFPDPWHKKKHNKRRLVNQSNIDLFAKKLKTGGVFHYASDWLPYAEDVLELLENDDKYQNMYSGFAPRPEWRPLTKFEKRGQNLDHQISDILFKKV encoded by the coding sequence ATGTGTGATAAATCTAAAGAAAATTTACGTCAAGTAAAAAGTTATGTACAAAGAGCTGGTAGGGTAACAAAGAAGCAACAGCAAGCGCTTGAAAGTTATGCTGAGAAATATATGATTAGCTATGATCAAAATAGACAAATAGATTTTTCAGAAATATTTTCTAATGCTAATCCTGTAGTTTTAGAAATTGGTTTTGGTATGGGTGGGTCATTGATCCAAATGGCATTAGAAAATCCAGATAAGAACTACCTTGGCATAGAAGTACACAAAGCAGGTGTTGGAAATATCCTATATGAGATAGAGCATCAAAATATATCAAATCTTTTGATAATGAGTCATGATGCAGTTGAGATTTTAGAGAATATGATTGTTGATGAGTCTTTATCTGGTGTGCAAGTATATTTTCCTGATCCATGGCATAAGAAAAAACATAATAAACGTAGATTAGTTAATCAATCAAATATAGATCTTTTTGCTAAGAAGCTTAAGACTGGCGGAGTATTTCATTACGCTAGTGATTGGTTGCCTTATGCTGAAGATGTTTTAGAGCTACTTGAAAATGATGACAAATATCAAAATATGTATTCTGGGTTTGCACCAAGACCAGAGTGGCGTCCTTTGACTAAATTTGAAAAGAGAGGTCAAAACCTAGATCATCAAATATCAGATATATTGTTTAAAAAAGTTTAG
- a CDS encoding MgtC/SapB family protein produces MLEIIQITVAALCGIAVGVERQHYGSSAGIRTYALVCVGSCLFGIISTHARGGAYYESVVDPTRIAAQIVTGVGFIGGGIIFKDSNRVRGITTASTVWIMASIGLAIAFEMFLLPIAATILCIIILTSNRWPFFKKIGNKHKHYSEDE; encoded by the coding sequence ATGTTAGAAATAATTCAAATTACTGTTGCTGCCCTCTGTGGTATTGCAGTAGGGGTTGAAAGACAACATTATGGATCGTCTGCAGGAATTAGAACTTATGCTCTAGTTTGTGTTGGATCGTGTCTATTTGGAATCATCTCAACTCATGCAAGAGGTGGAGCATATTATGAAAGTGTTGTTGATCCTACTAGAATAGCTGCTCAAATTGTAACAGGAGTTGGGTTTATTGGTGGTGGTATTATCTTCAAAGACAGTAACCGTGTTAGAGGAATTACAACAGCCTCAACAGTATGGATTATGGCCTCAATTGGTTTAGCTATCGCTTTTGAAATGTTTTTACTGCCTATAGCAGCAACTATACTTTGTATTATTATTTTAACTTCAAACAGATGGCCTTTTTTCAAAAAAATAGGTAATAAACATAAACACTATTCAGAAGACGAGTAA